The Synechococcus sp. MU1643 genome contains a region encoding:
- the ftsH gene encoding ATP-dependent zinc metalloprotease FtsH — MNQRWRLLALWLLPIGVVLLIGWQVVSNGGMNGLSQDSNGTTVAPRNAAVARMSYGRFLDYVEAGRVTAVDIYDGGRNAVIEAVDPDLDNRVQRLRVDLPGLAPELINTLKTEGISFDIHPPRTAPPALGVLGNLAFPLLLIGALIFLARRNSNMPGGPGQAMQFGKSKARFMMEAETGVMFDDVAGVTEAKQELQEVVTFLKQPERFTSVGAQIPRGLLLVGPPGTGKTLLAKAIAGEAGVPFFSLSGSEFVEMFVGVGASRVRDLFKKAKENSPCLIFIDEIDAVGRQRGAGIGGGNDEREQTLNQLLTEMDGFEGNSGIIIIAATNRPDVLDSALMRPGRFDRQVTVDAPDIKGRLAILDVHCRNKKLEDELSLESIARRTPGFTGADLANLMNEAAILTARRRKEAIGLSEIDDAVDRIIAGMEGRPLTDGRSKRLIAYHEVGHALIGTLVKDHDPVQKVTLVPRGQAQGLTWFSPDEEQTLVTRAQLKARIMGALGGRAAEDVVFGHQEVTTGAGGDIQQVASMARNMVTRLGMSDLGPVALEGGSQEVFLGRDLMSRSEVSESISQQIDIQVRNMVKRCYDETVEIVAANREAMDRLVELLIEKETMNGDEFKAVVAEFTAVPEKDRTVVTLD; from the coding sequence ATGAATCAGCGCTGGCGCCTTCTTGCCCTCTGGCTGTTGCCAATCGGCGTCGTGTTGCTGATCGGCTGGCAGGTGGTGAGCAACGGAGGCATGAATGGCCTCAGCCAAGACAGCAATGGCACCACCGTCGCCCCCCGCAATGCTGCGGTGGCCCGCATGAGCTATGGACGCTTCCTTGACTATGTCGAAGCCGGTCGCGTCACAGCCGTTGATATTTACGACGGTGGCCGCAACGCCGTGATCGAAGCCGTCGATCCTGATCTCGACAACCGTGTTCAGCGGCTGCGTGTTGATCTGCCCGGTCTCGCCCCTGAGCTGATCAATACCCTGAAGACTGAAGGCATCAGCTTTGATATTCATCCCCCCCGCACAGCGCCTCCAGCCCTCGGCGTGCTGGGCAATCTGGCGTTCCCGCTGCTGCTGATCGGTGCCTTGATCTTCCTGGCGCGCCGCAACAGCAACATGCCTGGCGGTCCTGGTCAGGCCATGCAATTCGGCAAAAGCAAAGCTCGCTTCATGATGGAAGCGGAAACCGGCGTCATGTTTGATGACGTGGCTGGTGTCACTGAAGCCAAGCAGGAATTGCAGGAAGTGGTCACCTTCCTGAAGCAGCCCGAGCGGTTCACCTCCGTGGGTGCTCAGATTCCCCGCGGCCTCCTGCTGGTTGGTCCTCCCGGAACCGGAAAAACTCTTCTTGCCAAGGCCATTGCAGGTGAAGCGGGCGTTCCCTTCTTCTCCCTATCTGGCTCTGAGTTCGTCGAGATGTTCGTTGGCGTGGGTGCCAGTCGCGTCCGCGACCTGTTCAAAAAGGCCAAAGAGAACAGCCCCTGTCTGATCTTCATCGACGAAATTGATGCCGTTGGCCGCCAGCGTGGTGCCGGCATCGGTGGAGGCAACGACGAACGCGAACAGACGCTGAACCAGCTCCTAACGGAGATGGATGGCTTCGAGGGCAACAGCGGCATCATCATCATTGCCGCTACTAACCGGCCTGACGTTCTGGACTCAGCCCTGATGCGTCCCGGTCGTTTCGACCGTCAGGTCACCGTGGATGCCCCAGACATCAAGGGCCGCCTCGCCATCCTGGATGTGCACTGCCGCAACAAGAAGCTCGAAGACGAGCTGTCCCTCGAAAGCATCGCCCGCCGCACCCCTGGCTTCACTGGTGCTGATCTGGCCAACCTGATGAACGAGGCGGCCATCCTCACCGCTCGTCGCCGCAAGGAAGCAATTGGTCTGAGCGAGATCGATGACGCTGTCGATCGCATCATTGCCGGCATGGAAGGCCGTCCTCTCACCGACGGGCGCAGCAAGCGTTTAATCGCGTACCACGAAGTGGGTCATGCCCTGATCGGGACCCTTGTTAAGGACCACGATCCTGTTCAGAAGGTCACCTTGGTTCCTCGTGGTCAGGCCCAAGGCCTTACTTGGTTCTCCCCCGACGAAGAGCAGACTCTGGTAACCCGCGCCCAGCTCAAAGCGCGCATCATGGGAGCACTCGGTGGACGTGCCGCAGAAGATGTTGTGTTCGGTCATCAGGAAGTCACCACCGGAGCCGGTGGCGACATCCAGCAAGTTGCTTCGATGGCACGAAACATGGTTACTCGGCTCGGCATGAGTGATCTCGGCCCTGTTGCTCTCGAAGGCGGAAGCCAGGAAGTGTTCCTGGGTCGCGACTTGATGTCCCGCAGTGAAGTGTCGGAATCGATCTCCCAACAAATCGATATCCAAGTGCGCAATATGGTGAAACGTTGTTACGACGAAACTGTGGAGATCGTGGCCGCCAATCGCGAAGCTATGGATCGCCTGGTTGAATTGTTGATCGAGAAAGAAACCATGAATGGTGATGAGTTCAAGGCCGTTGTGGCTGAATTCACCGCTGTTCCTGAAAAAGACCGCACAGTCGTCACCCTGGACTGA
- a CDS encoding ABC transporter permease: protein MNRRMPATETVRMALSTLRSNRLRSLLTMVGIVIGNASVITLVGVGRGAQGLAEEQLTNLGANVLFVVPGNNNTRRQGATRPKTLVLEDAEAIATQVPSVKRVAPQINSNQVVQAGARSSTSAVYGVTPEFVPVRSFEVAKGRFISAQDEAGARAIAVLGSDLRTKLFPTGPAIGRQVRIGNQGFEVVGVMAPKGAVFGSNQDENAYIPLSTMVNRITGRDPIYGVSLTFISVEAKDEQSTNAASFQVSNLLRQRHRILRDDDFAVRSQKDALTIVGTITGGLTLMLGAIGGISLLVGGIGIMNIMLVSVSERTEEIGLRKALGARSTDVLQQFLVESLVLASLGGAIGTLVGLGTVSLVAAVTPLPAAIGATTVMVTVGLSGSIGLFFGVVPARRAARLDPIVALRSL from the coding sequence ATGAACCGGCGCATGCCCGCAACGGAAACGGTGCGGATGGCACTGTCCACCTTGCGAAGCAACCGCCTGCGCAGCCTGCTGACGATGGTGGGCATCGTGATCGGCAACGCTTCTGTGATCACCCTGGTCGGAGTTGGTCGTGGTGCTCAGGGGTTGGCGGAGGAGCAGCTGACCAACCTTGGCGCCAACGTGCTGTTCGTGGTTCCGGGCAACAACAACACCCGTCGCCAGGGAGCAACGCGACCCAAGACCCTCGTGCTGGAGGACGCCGAAGCGATCGCCACCCAGGTTCCCAGCGTCAAGCGCGTCGCCCCTCAGATCAACAGCAACCAGGTGGTGCAAGCGGGTGCACGTAGTTCCACCAGCGCCGTCTATGGCGTGACACCTGAGTTCGTTCCGGTGCGCAGCTTTGAAGTGGCCAAAGGCCGTTTCATCAGCGCCCAGGACGAAGCCGGTGCACGGGCCATTGCTGTGCTCGGCTCTGATCTGCGCACCAAGTTGTTTCCCACTGGCCCAGCGATTGGCCGGCAAGTACGCATCGGCAATCAAGGCTTCGAGGTGGTTGGTGTGATGGCCCCCAAAGGGGCCGTATTCGGCAGCAACCAGGACGAAAACGCCTACATCCCGCTCTCAACGATGGTGAATCGGATCACCGGAAGGGATCCGATTTACGGCGTCAGCCTCACCTTCATCAGTGTTGAAGCAAAGGATGAGCAGAGCACCAATGCAGCGAGCTTTCAGGTCAGCAACCTGCTTAGGCAGCGGCACCGAATTCTCCGGGATGACGATTTCGCGGTGCGGTCCCAGAAGGATGCCCTCACCATCGTGGGCACCATCACCGGAGGACTCACCTTGATGCTCGGAGCCATCGGAGGGATCTCCCTGCTAGTGGGCGGCATCGGGATCATGAACATCATGCTGGTGTCCGTCAGCGAACGAACCGAAGAGATCGGCCTGCGCAAAGCACTGGGGGCTCGCAGCACTGATGTACTGCAGCAATTTCTTGTGGAATCCCTGGTGCTTGCCAGCCTGGGCGGCGCCATCGGCACGTTGGTGGGGCTTGGAACCGTCAGCCTCGTGGCGGCGGTCACGCCTCTCCCGGCAGCGATCGGCGCCACGACGGTGATGGTCACCGTTGGACTCTCGGGATCGATCGGACTGTTCTTCGGTGTCGTACCCGCCCGTCGAGCAGCAAGACTTGACCCAATTGTTGCCCTGAGAAGCCTTTGA
- the clpP gene encoding ATP-dependent Clp endopeptidase proteolytic subunit ClpP — protein sequence MIPIVIEESGRGERAFDIYSRLLRERIIFLGEAVTSDSANRIVAQMLFLEAEDPEKDIYLYINSPGGSVYDGLGIFDTMQHIKPDVHTVCVGLAASMGAFLLCAGTKGKRSSLQHSRIMIHQPLGGAQGQASDIRIQADEILFLKDRLNKELADRTGQPLDRIQQDTDRDFFMSPTEAVNYGLIDSVIDKRPVQAVA from the coding sequence ATGATCCCCATTGTGATTGAGGAGTCCGGCCGGGGAGAAAGGGCCTTTGACATTTATTCCCGGCTTCTGCGCGAGCGAATCATCTTCCTTGGTGAGGCTGTTACCAGTGACTCTGCCAACCGGATCGTGGCCCAGATGTTGTTCCTCGAAGCTGAGGATCCCGAGAAAGATATCTACCTCTACATCAACTCGCCCGGCGGTTCGGTCTACGACGGCCTCGGCATCTTCGACACGATGCAGCACATCAAACCGGATGTGCACACGGTGTGTGTAGGTCTGGCCGCGAGCATGGGTGCCTTCCTTCTTTGCGCCGGCACCAAGGGAAAGCGCAGCAGCCTGCAGCACTCCCGGATCATGATTCACCAGCCTTTGGGCGGTGCCCAGGGGCAAGCCAGTGATATCCGCATTCAGGCGGATGAAATCCTCTTCTTGAAGGATCGCCTCAACAAGGAGCTGGCTGATCGGACCGGGCAACCTCTGGATCGCATCCAACAGGATACTGACCGTGACTTCTTCATGTCACCTACCGAAGCAGTGAACTATGGGTTGATTGATTCGGTGATCGACAAGCGTCCCGTTCAGGCTGTCGCTTGA
- a CDS encoding DUF2256 domain-containing protein gives MKKREAKNIRPSKICPVCDRPFEWRKAWRNCWDDVIYCSERCRRRKSKSNP, from the coding sequence TTGAAGAAGCGGGAAGCTAAAAACATCCGCCCCAGCAAGATCTGTCCAGTCTGCGATCGTCCGTTTGAGTGGCGTAAAGCTTGGAGAAATTGCTGGGATGATGTTATCTATTGCTCCGAACGTTGCCGTCGACGAAAGAGTAAATCCAATCCATAA
- the pyk gene encoding pyruvate kinase, which produces MGQFDLNRRTKIVATIGPATESPERIKELVNAGATTFRLNFSHGDHSEHAARITTIRQVSEELGQTIGILQDLQGPKIRLGRFAEGPITLANGDPFTLTSRQVSCDKTIATVTYDKLADEVTAGSRILLDDGRVEMRVDTVDKAQQTLHCTVTVGGVLSNNKGVNFPDVQLSVRALTDKDKTDLAFGLSQGVDWVALSFVRNPSDMEEIRGLIREQGHETPVVAKIEKFEAIDQIDSILPLCDGVMVARGDLGVEMPAEEVPLLQKELISKANSLGIPIITATQMLDSMASSPRPTRAEVSDVANAILDGTDAVMLSNETAVGDFPVEAVQTMATIAQRIERDYPQRSIDSHLPSTIPNALSGAVSTIASQLNASAILPLTKSGATARNVSKFRPAAPILAITPDRTVACRLQLVWGVTPLVIPQGERTTQTFQAAMVKAKELNLLKEGDLVVQSAGTHTGVSGSTDLVKVSIVGNEAAATLI; this is translated from the coding sequence ATGGGCCAGTTCGACCTGAACCGACGCACCAAGATCGTGGCCACCATCGGCCCTGCCACGGAGAGTCCGGAGCGGATCAAGGAGCTGGTCAATGCTGGTGCCACCACGTTCCGGCTTAACTTTTCCCACGGGGACCACAGCGAACACGCCGCACGCATCACCACGATTCGTCAGGTGTCTGAGGAATTGGGTCAGACCATCGGCATCCTCCAAGACCTTCAGGGCCCGAAGATCCGACTCGGGAGGTTTGCGGAAGGGCCGATCACCCTGGCCAACGGCGATCCCTTCACGCTCACCTCACGGCAAGTGAGCTGCGACAAGACGATCGCAACAGTCACCTACGACAAGCTGGCCGACGAAGTCACTGCTGGGAGCCGAATCCTGCTCGACGACGGCCGCGTTGAGATGAGGGTCGATACCGTCGACAAGGCGCAGCAGACCTTGCACTGCACCGTGACCGTGGGCGGTGTTCTTTCCAACAACAAAGGCGTCAACTTTCCGGACGTTCAGCTTTCCGTTCGTGCCTTAACGGACAAGGACAAGACCGACTTGGCCTTTGGCCTCAGCCAGGGGGTGGATTGGGTGGCCCTCAGCTTCGTGCGCAATCCCTCCGATATGGAAGAGATTCGCGGACTGATCCGTGAGCAGGGCCATGAGACCCCTGTGGTGGCGAAGATCGAAAAATTTGAGGCCATCGATCAGATCGATTCGATCCTTCCGCTCTGCGACGGTGTGATGGTGGCTCGCGGTGACCTTGGGGTGGAGATGCCAGCTGAGGAAGTTCCGCTGCTGCAGAAGGAACTGATCAGCAAGGCAAATAGCCTTGGCATCCCCATCATCACGGCCACCCAGATGTTGGATTCCATGGCCTCTAGCCCCCGGCCGACCCGAGCCGAAGTCAGCGACGTGGCAAACGCCATCCTTGATGGCACCGACGCCGTGATGCTCTCCAACGAGACCGCGGTGGGGGATTTCCCCGTGGAAGCCGTTCAAACGATGGCCACCATTGCTCAACGGATCGAAAGGGACTACCCCCAACGCTCGATCGACAGCCACCTGCCAAGCACCATTCCCAACGCCTTGAGCGGAGCGGTCAGCACCATCGCTAGCCAGCTCAATGCCTCCGCGATTCTTCCTCTCACCAAAAGTGGGGCCACGGCTCGCAACGTCAGCAAGTTCCGGCCTGCGGCACCCATCCTTGCCATCACTCCTGATCGCACCGTTGCCTGCCGTCTTCAGCTGGTGTGGGGCGTTACACCGCTGGTGATTCCTCAGGGCGAACGCACCACTCAGACCTTCCAGGCAGCGATGGTCAAGGCCAAGGAGCTCAATCTGCTCAAGGAGGGTGATCTCGTGGTTCAGTCCGCAGGCACCCATACCGGCGTTTCCGGATCCACAGATCTGGTCAAGGTGAGCATCGTCGGCAACGAAGCTGCGGCGACACTGATCTGA
- a CDS encoding nucleoside triphosphate pyrophosphohydrolase family protein, with the protein MEMNSYQDAARKTAAYPDVGRNLIYPTLGLTGEAGEVADKVKKVIRDRKGVFDADTREAIKLELGDVLWYVAQLASELGYEMDEVAEANLQKLSSRAARGRIGGSGDQR; encoded by the coding sequence ATGGAGATGAATTCCTATCAGGACGCCGCCCGAAAGACGGCTGCCTACCCGGATGTGGGCCGTAATCTCATTTATCCGACCCTTGGTTTGACCGGTGAAGCCGGCGAGGTGGCCGACAAGGTGAAAAAGGTGATTCGGGATCGTAAGGGTGTATTTGATGCAGACACCCGCGAAGCAATCAAGTTGGAGCTGGGAGATGTGCTCTGGTACGTGGCTCAGCTGGCCAGCGAACTGGGTTATGAAATGGATGAGGTGGCTGAAGCCAACCTGCAGAAACTGTCGAGCCGGGCTGCCCGTGGGCGCATCGGCGGCAGCGGTGACCAACGTTGA
- the scpB gene encoding SMC-Scp complex subunit ScpB: MTSASLPTRLEAILYLKGRPVSVGELAELADSDRRSVEEALVALTASYAQRDSALEVVEQSGRYGLQLRPGMGDLVKDLLPVNLSTATLRTLATIALKKRILQSDLVDLRGSGAYDHIKELLTQEFIERRRQSEGRSYWLTLTEKFHRTFSVLPDLGATDLTEAA; this comes from the coding sequence ATGACGTCTGCATCCCTGCCCACGCGGCTCGAGGCGATTCTCTATCTCAAAGGTCGGCCCGTCAGCGTCGGCGAACTGGCCGAGCTGGCCGACTCAGACCGCCGCTCCGTGGAAGAAGCCCTCGTAGCCCTGACGGCCTCTTACGCCCAGCGGGACAGTGCCCTTGAGGTCGTTGAACAGAGCGGTCGCTACGGGCTGCAACTCAGGCCGGGCATGGGCGATCTGGTCAAAGACCTGCTGCCGGTGAATCTCTCCACGGCAACCTTGCGAACCCTTGCCACCATTGCCCTGAAGAAGCGGATTCTTCAATCGGATCTTGTGGATCTGCGGGGCTCGGGGGCCTACGACCACATCAAGGAACTGCTGACGCAGGAATTCATCGAACGGCGTCGACAGAGCGAGGGGCGGTCCTACTGGCTCACCCTCACCGAAAAATTCCATCGCACCTTCTCCGTACTTCCTGATCTCGGGGCAACCGATCTGACGGAAGCTGCATAA
- a CDS encoding YggT family protein, producing MESLPVTLLQVLSQTLQIYSLVLIVRVLLSWFPNLDWGNPVLSSVSAITDPYLNAFRGLIPPLGGIDLSAILAFLALNLLQSLVGRSISAFYMSGSTW from the coding sequence ATGGAATCTCTACCCGTCACCCTGCTGCAGGTGCTGTCCCAGACCCTGCAGATCTACTCATTGGTGCTGATCGTTCGAGTTCTGCTGAGCTGGTTCCCGAATCTGGACTGGGGCAATCCGGTGCTGAGCAGCGTGAGTGCGATCACCGACCCCTACCTCAACGCGTTCAGAGGCTTGATCCCACCGCTTGGGGGCATTGATCTCTCCGCCATCCTGGCCTTCCTGGCCCTAAATCTGTTGCAGAGCCTGGTGGGGCGGTCGATCAGCGCCTTTTACATGTCTGGCTCCACTTGGTGA